Proteins encoded within one genomic window of Ctenopharyngodon idella isolate HZGC_01 chromosome 6, HZGC01, whole genome shotgun sequence:
- the oser1 gene encoding oxidative stress-responsive serine-rich protein 1, protein MAAVEKVEKECEEETLQTAFKKLRVDAESSTTAVRVSESLASRLVVRGSPDGAKSKMTSSKDNWLGCTRKSSRGVVRSQRRRRSKSPILHPPKFTYCSKMSPPPGHLKHKTPPEPDDTSTVKKEGAFSAPCSTVFGVVGYETHLPYPKGQESPLSPRMPSDDESAPENRPALGCGPGSQEAGEGNAVPSDFQTLSKLQEAGQCPCGQRECQCPGWQGVEVYSFTGLRDVISECERKLPNPQDSSPNSRTSIGSNNGTSSSPRSCSEQARAYVDDITIEDLSGYMEYYLYIPKKMSHMAEMMYT, encoded by the exons ATGGCTGCTGTGGAGAAAGTAGAAAAGGAGTGTGAGGAGGAGACACTACAGACCGCTTTTAAGAAACTGCGTGTGGATGCTGAAAG TTCCACGACCGCAGTCCGTGTCTCTGAGTCTTTGGCTTCCAGATTGGTTGTTCGAGGCAGTCCGGATGGAGCCAAATCCAAGATGACCTCCTCGAAAGATAACTGGCTTGG aTGCACGAGAAAGTCATCCAGAGGAGTTGTGAGAAGCCAGAGACGACGACGATCAAAATCTCCGATCCTTCATCCTCCGAAGTTTACCTACTGCAGCAAAATGTCCCCCCCTCCTGGACACCTGAAACACAAGACCCCGCCAGAGCCCGATGACACCAGCACCGTCAAGAAAGAAGGAGCGTTCTCTGCTCCGTGCTCCACTGTATTCGGTGTCGTTGGCTATGAAACCCATCTCCCTTATCCTAAGGGTCAGGAATCACCCCTCAGTCCGAGAATGCCCTCGGATGACGAGAGCGCTCCCGAAAACAGGCCCGCTTTAGGATGTGGGCCGGGATCTCAGGAGGCGGGCGAAGGTAATGCTGTTCCGTCTGACTTTCAAACTCTGTCCAAGTTGCAGGAAGCCGGTCAGTGCCCGTGTGGTCAACGAGAATGCCAGTGTCCTGGTTGGCAGGGGGTCGAGGTTTACTCATTCACCGGCCTTCGAGATGTGATCTCCGAATGTGAGCGAAAGCTGCCCAACCCGCAGGACAGTTCACCAAACAGCAGAACTTCCATTGGGAGTAATAACGGAACTTCCAGCTCCCCTCGTTCTTGTTCCGAACAGGCCCGCGCCTACGTGGATGACATCACAATAGAGGACCTTTCCGGATACATGGAATATTACCTTTACATCCCCAAGAAGATGTCGCACATGGCTGAGATGATGTACAcctga